A region from the Streptomyces sp. 3214.6 genome encodes:
- a CDS encoding UBP-type zinc finger domain-containing protein encodes MTDVDAIDPSVPPSGAGCVDCDAAGGWWFHLRRCATCGHIGCCDSSPAQHATAHYKASGHPIVRSFEPGEEWFWDYSTDELYESGPELAPPASHPADQPAPGPAGRVPADWARSLHR; translated from the coding sequence ATGACCGACGTAGACGCCATCGACCCGAGCGTCCCGCCCAGCGGCGCCGGGTGCGTCGACTGCGACGCGGCGGGCGGCTGGTGGTTCCATCTGCGGCGCTGCGCGACCTGCGGCCACATCGGCTGCTGCGACTCCTCGCCGGCCCAGCACGCCACCGCCCACTACAAGGCGAGCGGGCATCCGATCGTCCGCAGCTTTGAGCCGGGCGAGGAGTGGTTCTGGGACTACTCCACGGACGAGCTGTACGAGTCGGGACCCGAGCTGGCCCCGCCGGCCAGCCACCCGGCGGACCAGCCCGCGCCGGGCCCGGCGGGGCGCGTACCGGCGGACTGGGCACGGTCGCTGCACCGTTGA
- a CDS encoding universal stress protein — translation MTGPITAGVDGTDESLAALAWAAREAVRRDLALRVVHAWRFQSNAAAEVADRDAQERWVRDAAEQAVATVLERHPGLTVTTDVLEGGPVGTLVAAAAQAQSLVLGSRGHGPLVGFLLGSVGQQVIAEAACPVVLVRAGDRPSSEVAGHEIVVGQHGEPEDSAPALRFAFETAAARGASVRAVRAWTLPPVFAYSPGSLKLLDDAGGMEQYEQKALAEAVKPWRERFPDVHVVEQVEMGSAGQVLLSVAGRAQLMVVGRRAHRTAVGARIGSVAHGVLHHADCPVAVVPHT, via the coding sequence ATGACGGGCCCGATCACGGCAGGGGTCGACGGGACGGACGAGAGCCTCGCGGCGCTCGCGTGGGCGGCCAGGGAGGCCGTCCGGCGCGATCTGGCGCTGCGGGTGGTGCACGCCTGGCGGTTCCAGTCGAACGCGGCCGCCGAGGTGGCGGACCGCGACGCCCAGGAGCGCTGGGTGCGGGACGCGGCCGAGCAGGCGGTCGCGACCGTCCTCGAGCGCCACCCGGGACTGACCGTCACCACCGACGTCCTGGAGGGCGGCCCGGTCGGGACGCTGGTCGCCGCCGCGGCGCAGGCGCAGTCGCTGGTACTGGGCTCGCGCGGGCACGGACCGCTCGTCGGGTTCCTGCTGGGCTCGGTCGGTCAGCAGGTGATCGCCGAGGCCGCGTGCCCGGTGGTGCTGGTGCGGGCCGGCGACCGGCCGTCGTCCGAGGTGGCCGGTCATGAGATCGTCGTCGGCCAGCACGGTGAGCCCGAGGACAGCGCCCCCGCCCTGCGCTTCGCGTTCGAGACGGCGGCGGCGCGGGGAGCGAGCGTGCGCGCCGTGCGGGCCTGGACGCTGCCGCCGGTGTTCGCCTACAGCCCCGGCTCGCTCAAACTGCTCGACGACGCCGGCGGCATGGAGCAGTACGAGCAGAAGGCACTCGCCGAGGCCGTGAAGCCGTGGCGGGAGCGGTTCCCCGACGTGCATGTGGTGGAGCAAGTGGAGATGGGCAGCGCGGGGCAGGTGCTGCTGTCGGTGGCGGGGCGGGCGCAGCTGATGGTGGTCGGCCGCCGCGCCCACCGCACGGCCGTGGGCGCCCGGATCGGCTCCGTCGCGCACGGCGTCCTGCACCACGCCGACTGCCCGGTGGCCGTCGTGCCCCATACCTGA
- a CDS encoding FAD-dependent oxidoreductase has product MAQAADAARTVILTVDDDPGVSRAVARDLRRRYGASYRIVRAESGESALEALRELKLRGDLVAVILADYRMPQMNGIEFLEQALDVYPGARRVLLTAYADTSAAIDAINVVDLDHYLLKPWDPPEEKLYPVLDDLLDAWRSSDHRPVPATKVVGHRWSARSSEVREFLARNQVPYRWYSADEPEGQRLLAAAGVDGQRLPLVVTAQGTPLVEPDAPELAAQVGLATTPTADFYDLVVIGGGPAGLGAAVYGASEGLRTVLVERSATGGQAGQSSRIENYLGFPDGVSGGQLTDRARRQATKFGAEILTAREVTGLEVNGSARVVRFSDGSAVAAHSVILATGVSYRQLAAPGCDDLTGCGVFYGSALTEAASCQGHDVYIVGGANSAGQAAMYLARGAKSVTLLVRGESLAASMSHYLIQQIEEAPNIGVRPRTVVESAHGEGHLEQLTLRDMTTGRSELVDAQWMFVFIGAAPLTDWLDGTVLRDERGFILAGPDLTPDGRPPADWELDRPPYHLETNIPGVFVAGDARAESAKRVASAVGEGAMAVMLVHRYLEQS; this is encoded by the coding sequence ATGGCACAGGCCGCCGATGCAGCGCGGACCGTCATCCTGACCGTGGACGACGATCCCGGGGTGTCCCGTGCCGTCGCCCGTGACCTGCGGCGCCGCTACGGCGCCTCGTACCGGATCGTGCGCGCGGAGTCCGGGGAGTCCGCGCTGGAGGCGTTGCGCGAGCTGAAGCTGCGCGGTGATCTGGTGGCCGTCATCCTGGCCGACTACCGGATGCCGCAGATGAACGGCATCGAGTTCCTCGAACAGGCCCTGGACGTGTACCCGGGCGCCCGGCGCGTGCTGCTGACCGCGTACGCGGACACGAGTGCGGCGATCGACGCGATCAACGTCGTCGACCTCGACCACTATCTGCTCAAGCCCTGGGACCCGCCGGAGGAGAAGCTCTACCCCGTCCTGGACGACCTGCTGGACGCCTGGCGGTCCAGCGACCACCGGCCCGTGCCGGCCACGAAGGTGGTCGGACACCGCTGGTCGGCGCGCTCCTCGGAGGTGCGGGAGTTCCTCGCACGCAACCAGGTGCCGTACCGCTGGTACTCCGCCGACGAGCCCGAGGGGCAGCGGCTGCTGGCCGCGGCCGGGGTCGACGGGCAGCGGCTGCCGCTGGTGGTCACCGCGCAGGGCACGCCGCTCGTCGAGCCGGACGCCCCCGAGCTGGCCGCCCAGGTGGGGCTGGCGACGACGCCGACGGCCGACTTCTACGACCTGGTGGTGATCGGCGGCGGCCCGGCCGGGCTCGGCGCGGCTGTCTACGGGGCCTCCGAGGGCCTTCGGACGGTGCTGGTGGAGCGGTCGGCGACGGGCGGCCAGGCCGGCCAGAGCTCGCGGATCGAGAACTACCTGGGCTTCCCCGACGGCGTGTCCGGAGGGCAGCTCACCGACCGGGCGCGGCGACAGGCGACGAAGTTCGGCGCCGAGATCCTCACCGCGCGTGAGGTGACGGGGCTGGAGGTCAACGGGTCCGCGCGGGTGGTCCGCTTCTCGGACGGCTCGGCGGTGGCCGCGCACAGCGTCATCCTCGCCACGGGCGTCTCCTACCGGCAGTTGGCGGCGCCGGGCTGCGACGACCTGACCGGCTGCGGGGTGTTCTACGGCTCGGCGCTCACGGAGGCGGCCTCCTGCCAGGGGCACGACGTGTACATCGTGGGCGGCGCCAACTCGGCCGGGCAGGCGGCGATGTACCTGGCGCGGGGCGCGAAGTCCGTCACGCTGCTGGTGCGCGGGGAGTCCCTCGCGGCGTCCATGTCGCACTACCTGATCCAGCAGATCGAGGAGGCGCCCAACATCGGCGTGCGCCCCCGCACGGTCGTCGAGAGCGCGCACGGGGAAGGTCACCTGGAGCAGCTGACGCTGCGGGACATGACGACCGGCCGGAGCGAACTCGTCGACGCGCAGTGGATGTTCGTGTTCATCGGCGCCGCCCCGCTGACCGACTGGCTGGACGGCACGGTGCTGCGCGACGAGCGCGGGTTCATCCTGGCCGGCCCCGACCTCACACCGGACGGGCGGCCGCCCGCCGACTGGGAGCTGGACCGGCCGCCGTACCACCTGGAGACCAACATTCCCGGCGTGTTCGTGGCGGGCGACGCACGCGCCGAGTCCGCCAAGCGCGTCGCGTCCGCCGTAGGAGAGGGAGCCATGGCCGTGATGCTCGTCCACCGGTATCTGGAGCAGTCGTGA
- a CDS encoding ATP-binding protein: MSGQLMPCSPAEISSLFLFEKLSPEQLGRLCSEGRVEKFEPGPVYTEGDPATCFYVMIEGTVVLYRRVGGDDIEVSRTSQRGVYSGAMQAYLGDRVPQVYNNSMRVTEPTRFFVLPAQSFSDVMQEWFPMAAHLLEGLFFGSKNTQRAIGQRERLLALGSLSAGLTHELNNPAAAAVRATATLRERVAKMRHKLGLIAEGPFSRDALASLIEVQERTAERVAKAPALTPLEASDREDALTEWLEDHGMDYGWQYAPTFVQAGLDVDWLEQVAAAVDAEILPNAVGWLNYTVETELLMGEIEDSTTRISHLVDAAKQYSQLDRAPYRTVDVHELLDSTLLMLSGKIGGIEVVKEYDRTLPEIPAYPAELNQVWTNLVDNAVFAVNSVGGDGTLTVRTAREGDRVLVEFRDTGPGVPPDIRSRIFDPFFTTKPVGEGTGLGLDISWRIVVNKHHGSLHVESAPGDTRFQVLLPLTAPDPENAEDPETAEEPV; this comes from the coding sequence GTGAGCGGGCAGCTGATGCCGTGCAGCCCGGCCGAGATCAGCTCGCTGTTCCTGTTCGAGAAGCTCTCCCCCGAGCAGCTCGGACGGCTGTGCAGCGAGGGCCGGGTGGAGAAGTTCGAGCCCGGGCCCGTGTACACCGAGGGCGATCCGGCGACCTGCTTCTACGTGATGATCGAGGGCACGGTCGTGCTGTACCGGCGGGTCGGCGGGGACGACATCGAGGTCAGCCGCACCTCCCAGCGCGGGGTGTACTCCGGGGCCATGCAGGCGTACCTGGGGGACCGGGTGCCGCAGGTCTACAACAACTCGATGCGGGTGACCGAGCCGACCCGGTTCTTCGTGCTGCCGGCGCAGTCGTTCTCGGACGTCATGCAGGAGTGGTTCCCGATGGCGGCCCACCTGCTGGAGGGGTTGTTCTTCGGCTCGAAGAACACGCAGCGGGCCATCGGCCAGCGGGAACGGCTGCTGGCCCTGGGCTCGTTGTCGGCGGGGCTCACGCACGAGCTCAACAACCCGGCCGCGGCGGCCGTACGGGCCACGGCGACGCTGCGGGAGCGGGTGGCGAAGATGCGCCACAAGCTCGGCCTGATCGCCGAGGGGCCCTTCTCCCGGGACGCGCTGGCAAGCCTGATCGAGGTCCAGGAGCGCACCGCCGAGCGGGTCGCCAAGGCGCCGGCGCTGACTCCGCTGGAGGCCTCGGACCGTGAGGACGCGCTCACCGAGTGGCTCGAGGACCACGGCATGGACTACGGCTGGCAGTACGCGCCGACCTTCGTGCAGGCCGGGCTCGACGTCGACTGGCTGGAGCAGGTCGCGGCGGCCGTGGACGCGGAGATCCTGCCCAACGCAGTGGGCTGGCTCAACTACACCGTCGAGACCGAGCTGTTGATGGGCGAGATCGAGGACTCCACCACCCGTATCTCGCACCTCGTCGACGCGGCCAAGCAGTACTCGCAGCTGGACCGCGCGCCCTATCGGACCGTCGACGTCCACGAACTCCTCGACAGCACCCTGCTGATGCTGTCGGGCAAGATCGGGGGCATCGAGGTCGTCAAGGAGTACGACCGGACGCTCCCGGAGATTCCCGCCTACCCGGCGGAGCTCAACCAGGTGTGGACGAACCTCGTCGACAACGCGGTGTTCGCCGTCAACAGCGTCGGCGGGGACGGCACGCTGACCGTGCGCACCGCGCGGGAGGGCGACCGGGTGCTGGTGGAGTTCCGCGACACCGGCCCCGGTGTTCCGCCGGACATCCGCAGCCGTATCTTCGACCCCTTCTTCACCACCAAGCCGGTGGGCGAGGGCACCGGTCTCGGACTGGACATCTCCTGGCGGATCGTCGTCAACAAGCATCACGGCAGCCTCCATGTCGAGTCTGCGCCGGGCGACACCCGTTTCCAGGTGCTGCTGCCGCTGACCGCCCCCGACCCCGAGAACGCCGAGGACCCCGAGACCGCGGAGGAGCCCGTATGA
- a CDS encoding pyridoxal-phosphate dependent enzyme: protein MIGISDIEGVVERIAGHLVRTPTVPSPGLSALLGVPVTMKLELLQRTGSFKARGATAKLLSLSEAERAAGVVAVSGGNHGIALAVMAAALDVKATVVMPRSAPARSVEIVAATGASVRLTDTMGGAFTLAERLREEGFTLVHPFDDPVVVAGQGTVGLEFAADAGELTDVLVSIGGGGLISGVAAALRARRPALRIWGVETEGAQAMSEALAAGGPVQVELSSIVSTLSAPSVSQLTYDHVSALVEEVLVVPDREAVRGCLELAEHAKVWTEPAAGCLLPAARQVVERVGDGARLGLVVCGGNAAAADMRAWMDRFGLH, encoded by the coding sequence TTGATCGGTATCTCGGACATCGAAGGCGTGGTCGAGCGGATCGCCGGACATCTCGTCCGTACCCCGACCGTGCCGAGCCCGGGCCTGTCGGCGCTGCTCGGCGTTCCCGTCACGATGAAGCTGGAGCTTCTCCAGCGCACCGGCTCGTTCAAGGCGCGCGGGGCGACGGCGAAGCTGCTGTCGTTGAGCGAGGCCGAGCGGGCGGCGGGGGTCGTGGCCGTGAGCGGCGGGAACCACGGGATCGCGCTCGCGGTCATGGCGGCCGCGCTGGATGTGAAGGCCACGGTCGTGATGCCGCGTTCGGCGCCCGCCCGTTCCGTCGAGATCGTGGCGGCGACCGGCGCCTCGGTGCGGCTGACCGACACAATGGGCGGCGCGTTCACGCTGGCGGAGCGCCTGCGGGAGGAGGGCTTCACGCTGGTGCACCCGTTCGACGATCCGGTGGTCGTCGCGGGGCAGGGCACGGTGGGCCTGGAGTTCGCCGCCGATGCCGGTGAGCTGACGGACGTCCTGGTGAGCATCGGGGGTGGTGGCCTCATCTCCGGTGTCGCCGCGGCCCTGCGCGCCCGCCGCCCGGCGTTGCGGATCTGGGGTGTGGAGACCGAGGGCGCGCAAGCGATGTCGGAGGCGCTGGCGGCGGGCGGCCCGGTGCAGGTGGAGCTGTCGTCGATCGTCTCCACCCTCAGCGCGCCCAGTGTCTCGCAGCTGACGTACGACCATGTCAGCGCTCTGGTCGAGGAGGTGCTGGTGGTGCCCGACCGGGAGGCCGTGCGGGGCTGCCTGGAGCTCGCCGAGCACGCCAAGGTGTGGACCGAACCGGCGGCCGGCTGCCTCCTGCCCGCGGCCCGGCAGGTCGTGGAACGGGTAGGGGACGGCGCCCGGCTGGGGTTGGTGGTCTGCGGGGGCAATGCCGCGGCCGCGGACATGAGGGCCTGGATGGATCGGTTCGGGCTGCACTGA
- a CDS encoding MBL fold metallo-hydrolase, whose product MRADVRQVANGTYLVHGSNTNWVILTEGDAVTLIDTGYPGDRELVLDSLASVGASPEAVTAVLITHAHNDHLGSAEHLRAAYGTPVYLHEAEVPHARRDFLQQVTVGEVLRNAWRPGVLPWMVHALRSGGTEQHPVTAPEAFPAAAGPLDLPGRPVPVHTPGHTDGHTVFHLPDAGVVVSGDALVSAHPTSRLRGPQLLPDMFHHERARAVASLEVIEGLAGDLLLPGHGPLHQGTMKAAAQQARERAV is encoded by the coding sequence ATGCGGGCAGACGTACGGCAAGTGGCGAACGGCACCTACCTGGTGCACGGCAGCAACACCAACTGGGTGATCCTCACCGAAGGGGACGCCGTCACCCTGATCGACACCGGCTACCCCGGCGACCGCGAGCTGGTCCTGGACTCCCTCGCCTCGGTGGGCGCTTCGCCGGAGGCGGTCACGGCCGTGCTGATCACCCACGCCCACAACGACCACCTGGGCTCCGCCGAGCACCTGCGCGCGGCCTACGGCACCCCGGTGTATCTGCACGAGGCCGAAGTGCCGCACGCCCGCCGGGACTTCCTCCAGCAGGTGACCGTCGGCGAGGTGCTGAGGAACGCCTGGCGTCCCGGCGTCCTGCCGTGGATGGTGCACGCGCTGCGCTCCGGCGGCACCGAACAGCACCCGGTCACCGCGCCCGAGGCGTTCCCGGCCGCCGCCGGGCCGCTCGACCTGCCCGGCCGACCCGTGCCGGTGCACACCCCCGGCCACACCGACGGCCACACCGTCTTCCACCTCCCGGACGCCGGCGTCGTCGTCTCCGGCGACGCGCTGGTCAGCGCCCATCCGACGTCGCGGCTACGGGGGCCGCAGCTGCTGCCGGACATGTTCCACCACGAGCGCGCCCGAGCCGTCGCGTCGCTGGAGGTCATCGAAGGGCTGGCGGGCGATCTGCTGCTGCCCGGACACGGACCGCTGCACCAGGGGACCATGAAGGCGGCGGCGCAGCAGGCCCGCGAACGCGCCGTCTAA
- a CDS encoding DUF4032 domain-containing protein produces MALQISATNPEHPALLLELPWHLPLEEWPEEVLVPLPRGISRHVVRYARAGDEVIAVKELAERPALREYELLRDLDRIGIPAVDPLAVVTGRTADDGGPLESVLVTRHLGGSMPYRSMFETTMRPATMHRLMDALAVLLVRLHLAGFAWGDCSLSNTLFRRDAGAYAAYLVDAETGDLHPRLSTGQRDYDLDLARVNISGELLDLEASGALHPSVDPIDFGMEICARYGALWEELTRTSVYPAGKYHYIERRIRRLNELGFDVAEMQIEHSSNGDTVTFVPKVVDAGHHQRQLLRLTGLDTEENQARRLLSDLESWMATQDDYAPGDPLAARPEVLAHRWVRDVFRPTVRAVPLELRGSMDAAEIYHELLEHRWYLSERAQHDIGLDTVVEDYIKNILPTARETLEPTLPE; encoded by the coding sequence ATGGCTTTGCAGATCAGCGCCACCAACCCGGAGCATCCGGCACTCCTGCTGGAGCTGCCCTGGCACCTTCCCCTGGAGGAGTGGCCCGAGGAGGTCCTCGTCCCGCTGCCGCGCGGCATCTCCCGCCACGTGGTGCGCTACGCCCGGGCCGGCGACGAGGTGATCGCCGTCAAGGAACTCGCCGAGCGCCCGGCCCTGCGCGAGTACGAGCTGCTGCGGGACCTGGACCGGATCGGAATCCCCGCCGTCGACCCGCTCGCGGTGGTCACCGGCCGCACCGCGGACGACGGCGGGCCGCTGGAGTCGGTACTGGTCACCCGGCATCTGGGCGGTTCGATGCCGTACCGCTCGATGTTCGAGACGACCATGCGCCCGGCGACCATGCACCGGCTGATGGACGCCCTCGCCGTGCTCCTGGTGCGGTTGCACCTGGCCGGGTTCGCGTGGGGCGACTGCTCGCTGTCCAACACGCTGTTCCGGCGGGACGCGGGCGCCTACGCCGCCTACCTCGTGGACGCCGAGACCGGCGACCTGCACCCGCGGCTCAGCACCGGGCAGCGGGACTACGACCTCGATCTCGCGCGCGTCAACATCAGCGGCGAGCTGCTCGACCTGGAGGCGTCCGGGGCGCTGCACCCGTCGGTGGACCCGATCGACTTCGGCATGGAGATCTGCGCCCGCTACGGAGCGCTGTGGGAGGAGCTGACCCGCACCTCGGTGTACCCGGCGGGCAAGTACCACTACATCGAGCGCCGGATCCGCCGGCTCAACGAGCTCGGCTTCGACGTCGCCGAGATGCAGATCGAGCACTCCTCCAACGGCGACACGGTCACCTTCGTGCCGAAGGTCGTCGACGCCGGCCACCACCAGCGCCAGCTGCTGCGGCTGACCGGCCTGGACACCGAGGAGAACCAGGCCCGGCGGCTGCTGAGCGACCTGGAGAGCTGGATGGCCACCCAGGACGACTACGCCCCGGGCGACCCCCTCGCTGCCCGCCCCGAGGTGCTGGCCCACCGGTGGGTGCGGGACGTGTTCCGGCCCACCGTGCGCGCGGTGCCCCTCGAACTGCGCGGCTCCATGGACGCGGCGGAGATCTACCACGAGCTCCTCGAACACCGCTGGTATCTGTCGGAGCGCGCGCAGCACGACATCGGGCTCGACACCGTCGTCGAGGACTACATCAAGAACATCCTGCCCACGGCACGGGAGACCCTGGAGCCGACCCTTCCGGAGTGA
- a CDS encoding helix-turn-helix transcriptional regulator — protein MQQTVFATPFIGREEELARLSGVLDRARGGEARAVLIAGDAGVGKTRVLDEVAARAARTGTTVLTGHCVDLGDVGLPYLPFTEILGGLAADERFADVLAAHPVVDRLLGAGPDAVREDAAPAARAGGEGGRLRLLEGMAGLLADLSEVAPLLLVLEDLHWADQSSRDLLRFLLSRGFLQRPTGNGPGHRLAVLASYRADDLHRRHPLRPLLAELVRLPAVDRLELRPLADAEVARLVRALEDRPLPEATVRRIVARAEGNAFYAEELLAASDTEAGGMPSGLADLLLIRVEQLPDTAQQVLRTAAVAGRRVEHDLLRDAVGLPEDELESALREAVGHQLLVAADDGTYAFRHALAREAVYADLLPGERSRLHGAFARLLAGRPHRAETAAERAHHHRESHDLGEALAASLEAADHAQHVGAPAEELHHLEAVLDLWQSVPASALPSGEGGGTHRVTLMLRASAAAAHAGEAHRAVSLTRAALAGVGQDADSELAARVRYTLAGTLMGVDRQSAAFAYSSEALAMIPAEPPSPTWVWAAATHVLAARQVGDTESALRIARQALPVAEQLDLTDARADLLVSLANLEGDGRRSPEGRARLKEARELARRGGNAPVEMRALFTLAIGAYEAGEPQECLPWLAEGLDRARRAGLLSSPYPLGMRHLHLLVLYTLGRWDECVRTAATDLAVLPASGGFAVGPALYVALARGEKSVVERARALLEGPFDWMAALVAGNVLTDAAAQSGDAEAAVAQLRSTVDSLMDESGTRPDVLVRLTALALTAVADAAAGARLTGDERAARRWSAVAAELLEPARAVTLRGETGLPQGPEGHAWLARAEAECAWATTGPDPAAWERTVAAFDYGDAYELARCRLRYAEALLAADRREEAGLEARAARDTAVRLGATPLLERVDALIRRGRLAHGPSGGRDRSLTLTAREQDVLRLLGLGRSNRQIGEELFISGKTASVHVSNILAKLGAASRTEAVTIAYRERLLEPELGASG, from the coding sequence GTGCAACAGACAGTGTTCGCCACTCCGTTCATCGGCCGGGAGGAAGAGCTCGCCCGGCTCTCCGGCGTGCTCGACCGCGCCCGGGGCGGTGAGGCGCGCGCGGTGCTGATCGCCGGGGACGCCGGCGTCGGCAAGACACGGGTGCTGGACGAGGTCGCCGCGCGGGCCGCGCGCACGGGGACGACGGTGCTGACGGGACACTGCGTCGACCTCGGTGACGTGGGCCTGCCCTATCTGCCGTTCACGGAGATCCTGGGCGGGCTCGCCGCCGACGAGCGGTTCGCCGACGTCCTCGCCGCGCACCCGGTCGTGGACCGGCTGCTGGGCGCGGGGCCGGACGCGGTGCGCGAGGACGCGGCCCCCGCCGCGCGGGCGGGCGGTGAGGGCGGCCGGCTGAGGCTGCTCGAAGGGATGGCGGGACTGCTCGCCGACCTGTCGGAGGTCGCGCCGCTGCTTCTCGTCCTGGAGGACCTGCACTGGGCCGACCAGTCCTCCCGGGACCTGCTGCGCTTCCTGCTCAGCCGGGGCTTTCTGCAGCGCCCGACGGGCAACGGGCCGGGTCACCGGCTGGCGGTGCTGGCCTCGTACCGCGCGGACGACCTGCACCGCAGGCATCCGTTGCGTCCGCTGCTGGCCGAGCTGGTGCGGCTGCCGGCCGTGGACCGGCTGGAGCTGCGGCCGCTGGCGGACGCCGAGGTGGCCCGCCTGGTGCGCGCCCTGGAGGACCGGCCGCTGCCGGAGGCCACGGTGCGCCGGATCGTGGCGCGCGCCGAGGGCAACGCCTTCTACGCGGAGGAGCTGCTCGCGGCCTCGGACACCGAGGCCGGCGGCATGCCCAGCGGGCTGGCGGACCTGCTGCTCATCCGGGTCGAGCAGCTCCCCGACACCGCCCAGCAGGTGCTGCGGACCGCCGCCGTCGCCGGCCGACGCGTGGAGCACGACCTGCTGCGGGACGCGGTGGGGCTGCCGGAGGACGAACTGGAGTCGGCGCTGCGCGAGGCCGTGGGCCACCAGCTCCTGGTCGCGGCCGACGACGGCACCTACGCGTTCCGGCACGCCCTCGCCCGCGAGGCGGTCTACGCCGACCTGCTCCCGGGTGAACGCTCCCGGCTCCACGGTGCGTTCGCCCGCCTGCTGGCGGGCCGGCCGCACCGTGCCGAGACGGCCGCCGAGCGGGCCCACCACCACCGCGAGAGCCACGACCTGGGCGAGGCCCTCGCCGCCTCCCTGGAGGCCGCCGACCACGCCCAGCACGTCGGGGCTCCCGCCGAGGAGCTCCACCATCTGGAAGCCGTCCTCGACCTGTGGCAGTCGGTGCCCGCCTCGGCTCTGCCGTCGGGCGAGGGCGGGGGGACCCACCGGGTCACGCTGATGCTGCGCGCCTCGGCGGCTGCCGCGCACGCCGGGGAGGCGCACCGCGCGGTCTCCCTGACCCGCGCCGCGCTCGCGGGCGTCGGCCAGGACGCCGACTCCGAACTCGCCGCCCGGGTGCGGTACACGCTCGCGGGCACCCTCATGGGCGTCGACCGTCAGTCGGCGGCGTTCGCCTACAGCAGCGAGGCCCTCGCGATGATCCCCGCCGAACCGCCGTCGCCGACGTGGGTGTGGGCCGCGGCCACCCACGTGCTGGCGGCGCGTCAGGTCGGCGACACGGAGAGCGCCCTGCGCATCGCCCGCCAGGCGCTGCCCGTCGCCGAGCAGCTGGATCTGACGGACGCGCGGGCCGACCTCCTGGTCTCCCTGGCCAACCTGGAGGGGGACGGCCGCCGCTCCCCCGAAGGCCGCGCGCGCCTGAAGGAGGCGCGTGAACTGGCCCGCCGCGGGGGCAACGCCCCGGTGGAGATGCGGGCCCTGTTCACCCTGGCGATCGGCGCCTACGAGGCCGGGGAGCCGCAGGAGTGCCTGCCCTGGCTGGCCGAGGGCCTGGACCGCGCCCGCCGGGCCGGGCTGCTGTCCTCGCCGTATCCGCTGGGGATGCGGCATCTGCACCTGCTGGTGCTCTACACGCTGGGCCGCTGGGACGAGTGTGTGCGCACGGCGGCCACCGACCTGGCGGTGCTGCCGGCCTCGGGTGGGTTCGCGGTGGGGCCGGCCCTCTATGTGGCCCTCGCCCGCGGCGAGAAGAGCGTCGTCGAGCGCGCCCGGGCCCTGCTGGAGGGGCCTTTCGACTGGATGGCCGCGCTGGTGGCGGGCAATGTGCTGACCGACGCGGCGGCGCAGAGCGGGGACGCCGAGGCTGCGGTGGCGCAGCTGCGGTCCACCGTCGACTCCCTCATGGACGAGTCGGGGACGCGCCCGGACGTCCTGGTCCGGCTCACCGCGCTCGCCCTCACGGCGGTCGCCGACGCGGCCGCGGGGGCCAGGCTCACCGGCGACGAGAGGGCGGCCCGCCGCTGGTCGGCCGTGGCCGCCGAGCTCCTGGAACCGGCGCGGGCGGTGACCCTGCGCGGCGAGACCGGTCTGCCCCAGGGCCCGGAGGGCCACGCCTGGCTGGCCCGCGCCGAGGCCGAGTGCGCGTGGGCCACGACGGGGCCGGACCCGGCGGCCTGGGAGAGGACGGTCGCGGCGTTCGACTACGGCGACGCCTATGAACTCGCCCGCTGCCGACTGCGGTACGCAGAGGCCCTGTTGGCGGCCGACCGGCGCGAGGAAGCGGGCCTCGAGGCCCGCGCCGCCCGGGACACGGCCGTACGACTGGGCGCCACGCCCCTGCTGGAGCGGGTGGACGCCCTGATCCGGCGTGGGCGGCTCGCCCACGGCCCGTCCGGCGGCCGGGACCGTTCGCTCACCCTGACGGCCCGCGAGCAGGACGTCCTGCGGCTGCTCGGGCTCGGCCGCAGCAACCGGCAGATCGGCGAGGAGCTGTTCATCAGCGGCAAAACGGCGAGCGTCCACGTCTCCAACATCCTCGCCAAGCTGGGCGCGGCGAGCCGTACGGAGGCCGTGACGATCGCCTATCGCGAGCGGCTCCTCGAACCCGAACTCGGCGCGTCCGGCTGA